The DNA sequence GGGATGGGGCGAGTAAACGCGTAATGGGCGGTCCGAACAGCGAAGGCACCGCGCAGCGGCGTAGTTTAGCCATCAAGCCAGAGGTCAAGGAGAGGTGGCGCTTGCACCTCTCCTTGTCGTGCGTGCGATGATGTGGCAAAGAAGCGACTCGGTTTATCCCGCACGAAATCACCCTCCGTCCCCACATACATTCGACAAGCACATTCGCCAGCAGCACCCCGGCTGTTTACCAACAGCCCGAAAACGTTACTCTACCGTCAACACTGCTACCGCCTGTTTGCGCTGTTTGATGGCGTAACCCGCCCCCAGAGCCAGTAGCCAGAAGGGAATAAGCCAGACGGAGATTTGGATGCCCGGCGTCATCGCCATAATGACCAGAATACCGGCCAGAAACAGCAGGCAGATAAGGTTGGTGAGCGGGTAGCCAAGGCTTTTAAAGCGCGTTTCCTGCCCGGCACGCTGTTTGGCCTGGCGGAATTTCAGATGGGTGATGCTGATCATTGCCCAGTTGATCACCAGCGCGGAAACCACCAGCGCCATCAGCAATTCAAAGGCTTTGCCCGGCATCAGGTAGTTAATCAGCACGCACAGTGCCGTCGCCAGCGCCGAGACCGCTAGTGAGATAAGCGGAATGCCGCGCGCGTTGACACGCAGCAGTGCGCGCGGCGCGTTACCTTGCTGCGCCAGCCCAAACAGCATGCGGCTGTTGCAGTAAACGCAACTGTTGTAAACCGACAGCGCGGCGGAGAGCACCACCAGATTGAGGATATTCGCCACCAGCGAACTGTCCAGCGCCTGAAAAATCAGTACAAACGGGCTGCCGCCTTCCACCACTTTCTGCCACGGGTAGAGTGAGAGCAGCACTGCCAGCGCTCCCACATAAAACAGCAAAATCCGGTAGATAACCTGATTGGTGGCGCGGGGAATACTTCTTGCCGGGTCATCGGCTTCGGCGGCCGTGATACCGACCAGCTCCAGCCCGCCAAACGAAAACATGATGACCGCCATGGCCATCACCATACCGCTGAGGCCATTAGGAAAAAAGCCGCCCTGCTGCCACAGGTTGGTGATGCTGGCCTGCGGCCCACCGAGGCCGCTGAACAGCAGGTAGCCGCCAAAGGCAATCATCCCAAGAATAGCGACGACTTTGATGATGGCAAACCAGAATTCCAGTTCACCATAGACTTTAACGTTGGTGAGATTGATGGCATTTATCGCCACGAAAAAAATCGCCGCTGACACCCAGGTGGGCACGTGCGGCCACCAATATTGAATGTAAATGCCCACGGCGCTCAGTTCCGCCATGCTCACCAGAACATACAATACCCAGTAATTCCAGCCCGACATAAACCCGGCAAAACCGCTCCAGTAGCGGTGTGCGAAATGGCTGAACGAACCTGCGACCGGTTCCTCCACCACCATTTCCCCTAGCTGTCGCATAATGAAAAACGCGATAACGCCGGCGATGGCATAACCGAGTAAAACAGACGGCCCGGCCATGCGAATCGT is a window from the Dickeya lacustris genome containing:
- a CDS encoding amino acid permease; protein product: MDTQQQPQLKRGLKNRHIQLIALGGAVGTGLFLGIAQTIRMAGPSVLLGYAIAGVIAFFIMRQLGEMVVEEPVAGSFSHFAHRYWSGFAGFMSGWNYWVLYVLVSMAELSAVGIYIQYWWPHVPTWVSAAIFFVAINAINLTNVKVYGELEFWFAIIKVVAILGMIAFGGYLLFSGLGGPQASITNLWQQGGFFPNGLSGMVMAMAVIMFSFGGLELVGITAAEADDPARSIPRATNQVIYRILLFYVGALAVLLSLYPWQKVVEGGSPFVLIFQALDSSLVANILNLVVLSAALSVYNSCVYCNSRMLFGLAQQGNAPRALLRVNARGIPLISLAVSALATALCVLINYLMPGKAFELLMALVVSALVINWAMISITHLKFRQAKQRAGQETRFKSLGYPLTNLICLLFLAGILVIMAMTPGIQISVWLIPFWLLALGAGYAIKQRKQAVAVLTVE